Below is a genomic region from Ammonifex degensii KC4.
GCCTAGCCACCAGAAAAACACCCACCAACGGGCAAAGAAATCCCACCAAAAGACCCGCTATAATTCCTCGCCAGAAAAAGCCGTACTGCCACATCTCCAGCAAAGTTTTTCACCTCCCCGGCACGTAAACGGGAGCGCCGTAAAGCTCCGCCAGGTGGTTGTTGGAGAAGCATTCGGCGGGAGTGCCTTCAAAGACTATCCGGCGGTTAAGGCAGATGACGCGCTTCACCCGCCGGGAAACGGCGCCGATGTCGTGCGTGACCATGACTATGGTCACCTTTCGCTCCTTGTGCAACTCGGTCAGGTACCGGTAAAAGAGCTCCTCCCCCGGCGCATCCAGCCCTTCGGCCGCCTCATCTAGAAGTAAAATGTCCGGTTCGGAAGCCAGGGCGCGGGCAATGGCCACCCGTTGTCGCTGGCCCCCGGAAAGCTCGCTCACCTTCTGGTGCAAAAGAGGGAGAAGATCTAGGGCAGCGCACGCTTTCTCGATCGCCTCCTTGTCTTTGGGCACAAAGCGGCGCCAAATACCAGTGCGCGCTATCCTGCCAGAAGCCACCGCTTCCCAGACCGTAGCCGGAAAGCTTCCCAAGTGACCCCCTTTCTGGGGTACGTACCCTATGCGGTAACGTTCCCTGAAACGAGCTGCCGGCATACCGAAAAGAAAGATCTCGCCCCTGGTGGGGCGATAGGCGCCAAGAATAAGCTTCAAAAGAGAAGTTTTTCCTGCCCCGTTGGGGCCAAGTATAGCCAGAAAATCTCCTTCTTTGATACGCAGGTTTATATCCTCCAGCACCCTTTTTTCGCCGAAGGAGAGTTCTACATCTTTCATTACCACCAGGTCCGTCAAGCCTCAGTCCCCCAGTGCCTGCTGTAATACTTTCAAATTATCCTGCATGACTTCCAGGTACCCTTTGGCTCCGCTCTTTTCCTCTGGTGTAAGTCCGGCCACAGGGTTTAAAACCAGAGCCTTAACCCCTGCTTCTCGGGCCAGGGTCTCCGCCACCCGGGGATTGGCGGGAGACTCGAAGAAAACGTACTTTACGTGCCGCCCCTTTATTAGCCGCACTAATTCTGCCAGCTTGGCTGGGGAAGGTTCTGCCTGGGGAGAAAGGCCCGCGATGGGAATCTGTTTCAGCCCGTAGCGATGGGCCAAGTAGCCAAAGGCCGCGTGCGAGACCACTATTTCGCGATGGCGGAAGTGAGCTGCCGCTTCCCGGTAAGCTTTATCGAGTTCCTGAAGCTTCTTTTCGTAGGCCTCGACCCGCTGCCGGTAATAATCGGCCCCTTGCGGATCAACCGCTAGTAGACCCTCGAGGATGTTCTTGACGTACTGCTGGGCGTTCACCGGATCAAGCCAGGCATGAGGATCCACTTCTCCGTGATAGTGATGGTGATCTTCACCTTCCACTCCACCCACTTCGGCGAAGGTGAGAAGTTTTATGCCTTTGACCGCTTCTACCGGTTTCCCCTTGTATTCGGGCAAAACCTTGTCAACCCAGGGCTCAAGCCCGGCCCCATTGTAGATAAAAAGCTCGGACTGCATGATCTTGGTAAGGTCTCCCGGCGAAGGCTCCCAGTCATGTACACTCACCCCCGGCGGAACCAGGCAGGTCACCTCTACCCGATCTCCTCCCACTTGCCGGGCAAAGTCGGCCAAGGGAAAGAAGGTGGCCACCACCGACAGCTTAGCCGGCTT
It encodes:
- a CDS encoding metal ABC transporter substrate-binding protein, with protein sequence MKRWLVLGLIVSLVALAGCGASAPTTQEKPAKLSVVATFFPLADFARQVGGDRVEVTCLVPPGVSVHDWEPSPGDLTKIMQSELFIYNGAGLEPWVDKVLPEYKGKPVEAVKGIKLLTFAEVGGVEGEDHHHYHGEVDPHAWLDPVNAQQYVKNILEGLLAVDPQGADYYRQRVEAYEKKLQELDKAYREAAAHFRHREIVVSHAAFGYLAHRYGLKQIPIAGLSPQAEPSPAKLAELVRLIKGRHVKYVFFESPANPRVAETLAREAGVKALVLNPVAGLTPEEKSGAKGYLEVMQDNLKVLQQALGD
- a CDS encoding metal ABC transporter ATP-binding protein — protein: MTDLVVMKDVELSFGEKRVLEDINLRIKEGDFLAILGPNGAGKTSLLKLILGAYRPTRGEIFLFGMPAARFRERYRIGYVPQKGGHLGSFPATVWEAVASGRIARTGIWRRFVPKDKEAIEKACAALDLLPLLHQKVSELSGGQRQRVAIARALASEPDILLLDEAAEGLDAPGEELFYRYLTELHKERKVTIVMVTHDIGAVSRRVKRVICLNRRIVFEGTPAECFSNNHLAELYGAPVYVPGR